A stretch of the Oxyura jamaicensis isolate SHBP4307 breed ruddy duck chromosome 4, BPBGC_Ojam_1.0, whole genome shotgun sequence genome encodes the following:
- the PRKG2 gene encoding cGMP-dependent protein kinase 2 isoform X4 has protein sequence MKCIKKKHVVDTKQQEHIYSEKRILEQICSPFIVKLYRTFKDSKYVYMLLEACLGGELWSLLRDRGSFDEPTTKFCVGCVTEALDYLHHIGIVYRDLKPENLILDAEGYIKLVDFGFAKKIGSGQKTWTFCGTPEYVAPEVILSKGHDFSVDFWSLGILVYELLTGSPPFSGADQMVTYNLILKGIEKLDFPKIITKRPEDLIRRLCRQNPTERLGNLRNGINDIKKHRWLNGFNWDGLKVRKLTSPLKRELSGPTDYSYFDSYPPEEGTPPDELSGWDKDF, from the exons ATGAAGTGTATAAAGAAGAAACATGTAGTGGACACCAAACAGCAAGAGCATATCTATTCTGAAAAGAGAATTCTCGAACAGATATGTTCTCCATTCATTGTGAA ACTATATCGTACATTCAAGGATAGTAAGTATGTGTACATGCTACTGGAGGCTTGCCTTGGAGGGGAATTGTGGAGCTTACTGAGAGACAG aggcAGCTTTGATGAACCCACTACTAAGTTCTGTGTTGGGTGTGTGACAGAGGCTTTGGACTATCTACATCACATAGGAATTGTCTACAGGGACCTGAAGccagaaaatttaattttggaTGCTGAAGGATACATAAAATTG GTTGATTTTGGATTTGCAAAGAAGATCGGGTCAGGGCAGAAAACCTGGACATTTTGTGGAACCCCTGAGTATGTTGCCCCAGAAGTCATTCTGAGTAAAGGCCATGACTTCAGTGTGGATTTTTGGTCCCTTGGGATTCTTGTGTACGAACTCCTTACTGGCAG tcCACCTTTCTCTGGGGCTGATCAGATGGTGACATATAATTTGATTCTCAAAGGCATTGAAAAACTGGACTTCcctaaaataataacaaagcgGCCTGAGGATTTGATCCGCAGACTTTGCAG gcaaAACCCTACAGAAAGATTAGGAAATCTGAGGAATGGAATTAATGACATCAAGAAGCACAG gTGGTTGAATGGTTTTAACTGGGATGGTCTGAAAGTGAGGAAATTAACATCACCTTTAAAAAGAGAG TTGTCTGGACCAACTGATTACAGCTACTTTGATAGCTATCCACCTGAAGAAGGAACCCCTCCAGATGAACTTTCAGGCTGGGACAAGGATTTCTGA